One Drechmeria coniospora strain ARSEF 6962 chromosome 01, whole genome shotgun sequence genomic region harbors:
- a CDS encoding Nse4, translated as MLGGQAWGYIRGHWRPGELCPGGDIHVHDPESCGILDKNIARWWVPTYIRLSATPTFVCIRHVVVSVAECAMPSRVTPSSEDEVDQTTAPSQSPPGSTPSSRHRFEGAKRKRAEESSGQSARRRRTAEPEGASDEDGDAAEDVYDPDQPVEERRTVQRGYRDLLRDITENGEEYMSKGSHGLHETILKAEQLSKKLRQTTEATIDSRLLVSTTDLSYRKTLRLTQGSLSQGLDVDEFVSKCITYMRNGGGILDDEAPELSSTQRQRRRSVRRRGGGGDDDDDIGDEGDAMNWPHLGRFAGLPHIRRPALPGFLLGPLSVEKKARKVTKRSAPFRPNNLTETRPEVLNVDDLAKKENDLTAICGKILQQLHLIQERTQETVAELIQDDMDDEEKTEMMHRHGLRSTGGLDLMRFVVNPKSFAQTVENMFYVSFLIRDGRVEIDFDEFGLPALAPVDREADDDGAIRHGGAKHQAILSMDMKTWREIIQVFDLKEPMIEHRRELAAAGPGARGWYS; from the exons ATGTTGGGTGGGCAAGCGTGGGGTTACAT ACGCGGTCATTGGCGGCCAGGCGAACTTTGCCCAGGCGGCGACATCCACGTCCACGACCCCGAGAGCTGCGGGATACTCGACAAAAACATTGCTCGCTGGTGGGTGCCTACCTACATACGCCTATCCGCCACACCGACCTTTGTCTGTATCCGACACGTCGTTGTCTCCGTCGCGGAGTGCGCGATGCCTTCACGCGTCACCCCCtcgtccgaggacgaggttgaCCAAACAACGGCGCCGTCCCAATCACCACCCGGCTCGACCCCCTCCTCTCGACATCGTTTCGAAGGAGCCAAACGGAAGCGAGCAGAGGAATCATCAGGTCAGagtgctcgacgacgcagaaCGGCGGAGCCGGAAGGCGCCAGCgatgaggacggcgacgccgccgaggacgtctACGATCCCGATCAGCCGGTTGAAGAGCGCCGGACGGTGCAGAGGGGCTACAGAGACCTCCTGCGAGACATCACGGAGAATGGCGAGGAGTACATGAGCAAGGGTTCCCACGGCCTGCACGAAACCATCTTGAAGGCCGAACAGCTGTCCAAGAAGCTCAGGCAGACGACGGAAGCAACCATCGATTCCCGCCTGCTCGTCAGCACCACCGATCTCTCCTACCGCAAAACCTTGCGCCTCACCCAGGGAAGCCTGTCGCAAgggctcgacgtcgacgagttTGTGTCCAAATGCATCACCTACAtgcgcaacggcggcggcatcctcgacgacgaagccccCGAACTCTCGAGCACCCAGAGGCAACGGCGGAGGAGCGTGCGAAggaggggcggcggcggcgacgacgacgacgacatcggcgacgagggcgacgccaTGAACTGGCCACACCTCGGACGCTTCGCCGGCCTGCCGCACATACGACGGCCCGCCCTGCCCGGCTTCCTCCTCGGACCGCTGTCGgtggagaagaaggcgcgCAAGGTGACCAAGAGAAGCGCCCCCTTCCGTCCGAACAACCTGACCGAGACCCGACCCGAGGTCTTGAACGTCGACGATCTCGCCAAGAAGGAGAACGACTTGACGGCCATCTGCGGCAAGATCCTGCAGCAACTGCACCTCATCCAGGAGCGAACGCAAGagaccgtcgccgagctcatCCAAGAtgacatggacgacgaggagaagacgGAGATGATGCATCGGCATGGACTGCGCAGCACCGGCGGCCTGGATCTCATGCGCTTCGTCGTCAACCCCAAGTCCTTTGCCCAGACGGTCGAGAACATGTTTTACGTCAGCTTTCTCATCCGAGACGGGAGGGTCGAGATTGACTTTGACGAATTTGGTCTACCCGCCCTCG CACCGGTTGACcgtgaagccgacgacgatggcgccatTCGCCACGGCGGTGCCAAGCACCAGGCCATTCTATCCATGGACATGAAGACATGGCGAGAAATCATACAAGTGTTTGACCTGAAAGAGCCCATGATCGAGCACAGAAGAGAGCTGGCCGCGGCTGGCCCGGGAGCACGGGGCTGGTACAGTTGA